One genomic window of Magnolia sinica isolate HGM2019 chromosome 3, MsV1, whole genome shotgun sequence includes the following:
- the LOC131241104 gene encoding probable E3 ubiquitin-protein ligase ZFP1 isoform X2 codes for MAQRNMLCTRQAHDLEIEQGQTHLHPEPCILVRNMIDFPNPNIHPAIPASVNTRSLDSRHLSDHHDSTMFYGNQYNGLPHCHHPVGNLDLAGAGTSNFSYNPYMIPSSASRMCPMPLNHGSSDHMPSSSSHGIIGIGVEGYGRDNQFMDNVRGSCKRKNAEGVPGNYYYVSSSAGSSSSSLGIPLNTGLQQWEEPFEPGVGVLDAPAFPPAEYRGNGVLSINEGSQRCVRSRSSAISLQVEPTALAHHHNQLLQGSYMGRTFQPAGNAWVEQFGSNGGDGGSSNWNYAPAAPYFNGRSINGGPIETGSINPQGYQDAMSSRSSVNLLHPSSMHHHHPPPHMQGMRGGQSYSFHPQIPTPSYRHPTNNNMHHGIINPSRDGVESGSRYPRSLPSSGDHIYRPHRRVSQNAPDEVNGRMRLLSSEDVAILEFSGFYGVGNFVDRHRDMRLDIDDMSYEELLALEERIGDVNTGLSEESILKCLKTRTYVSPTTLPPPDQSTKMMQDNGTCIICQVEYEDKEKIGILDCGHDYHANCIKQWLVVKNICPICKTSALSMDQKEA; via the exons ATGGCACAAAGAAACATGCTATGCACCCGCCAAGCGCATGATTTGGAAATAGAACAGGGCCAGACCCACCTACATCCCGAACCCTGCATCCTTGTACGCAACATGATAGATTTCCCAAATCCTAATATCCATCCAGCGATTCCAGCTTCTGTGAACACTCGTAGTCTTGATTCCCGTCATTTGTCAGACCATCATGACAGCACCATGTTCTATGGAAACCAGTATAATGGTCTTCCGCACTGTCATCATCCAGTTGGAAATCTTGATTTAGCCGGTGCTGGCACGTCCAACTTCTCCTACAACCCTTACATGATTCCTTCGTCTGCCAGCAGAATGTGCCCTATGCCACTGAATCATGGTTCTTCTGATCACATGCCATCTTCAAGCAGTCATGGAATTATTGGAATTGGTGTAGAAGGGTATGGAAGGGACAACCAGTTCATGGATAATGTTAGAGGGTCATGCAAGAGAAAGAATGCAGAGGGAGTTCCAGGGAACTACTACTACGTTAGCAGCTCAGCAGGCTCGAGCTCATCTTCTTTGGGCATTCCATTGAATACAGGACTTCAACAGTGGGAGGAACCATTTGAACCCGGGGTTGGTGTGTTGGATGCTCCAGCTTTTCCCCCAGCCGAATACAGGGGAAATGGTGTTCTGTCGATTAATGAAGGATCTCAGAGATGTGTGAGAAGCAGATCTAGTGCCATCAGCCTTCAGGTGGAACCCACTGCTCTGGCACATCATCATAACCAATTACTTCAAGGAAGTTACATGGGTCGGACTTTCCAACCTGCTGGCAATGCCTGGGTGGAACAGTTTGGGAGCAATGGTGGCGATGGAGGCAGTTCCAATTGGAACTATGCACCTGCTGCGCCTTATTTTAAtg GGAGAAGCATCAATGGAGGCCCAATAGAGACTGGAAGTATAAATCCACAGGGATATCAGGATGCCATGTCCAGCAGAAGTTCCGTGAATCTCTTGCACCCTTCTTCCATGCACCACCACCATCCTCCTCCACACATGCAAGGCATGCGAGGAGGTCAGAGTTATAGCTTCCATCCTCAAATTCCAACACCTTCCTACAGGCATCCAACAAACAACAACATGCATCATGGAATTATAAATCCTTCTCGGGATGGTGTAGAATCAGGTTCAAGGTACCCAAGATCTTTGCCATCCAGTGGGGACCATATTTACAGGCCTCACAGGAGGGTGTCTCAGAATGCTCCTGACGAAGTTAATGGACGCATGAGGCTTCTATCATCAGAG GATGTCGCGATACTGGAGTTTTCAGGATTTTATGGAGTTGGGAATTTTGTTGATCGACACAGGGATATGCGCCTGGATATAGATGACATGTCTTATGAG GAATTATTGGCCTTAGAAGAACGGATTGGAGACGTAAATACTGGATTATCTGAGGAGTCCATATTGAAGTGTCTAAAGACAAGAACATATGTTTCCCCCACAACTCTTCCCCCTCCTGACCAATCAACAAAAATGATGCAAGATAATGGGACTTGCATAATATGTCAG GTTGAATATGAGGACAAGGAGAAGATTGGAATTCTGGACTGCGGGCATGACTACCATGCAAACTGCATAAAGCAATGGTTGGTGGTGAAGAACATCTGTCCCATTTGTAAAACATCAGCTCTATCCATGGATCAGAAAGAAGCATGA
- the LOC131241104 gene encoding probable E3 ubiquitin-protein ligase ZFP1 isoform X1: MGFEAPLSMEMISDNQGRRWWERSTHVRSKKQISDMFTKVPARGYPSRFQLFKAQFATTSESTQKYSTEMAQRNMLCTRQAHDLEIEQGQTHLHPEPCILVRNMIDFPNPNIHPAIPASVNTRSLDSRHLSDHHDSTMFYGNQYNGLPHCHHPVGNLDLAGAGTSNFSYNPYMIPSSASRMCPMPLNHGSSDHMPSSSSHGIIGIGVEGYGRDNQFMDNVRGSCKRKNAEGVPGNYYYVSSSAGSSSSSLGIPLNTGLQQWEEPFEPGVGVLDAPAFPPAEYRGNGVLSINEGSQRCVRSRSSAISLQVEPTALAHHHNQLLQGSYMGRTFQPAGNAWVEQFGSNGGDGGSSNWNYAPAAPYFNGRSINGGPIETGSINPQGYQDAMSSRSSVNLLHPSSMHHHHPPPHMQGMRGGQSYSFHPQIPTPSYRHPTNNNMHHGIINPSRDGVESGSRYPRSLPSSGDHIYRPHRRVSQNAPDEVNGRMRLLSSEDVAILEFSGFYGVGNFVDRHRDMRLDIDDMSYEELLALEERIGDVNTGLSEESILKCLKTRTYVSPTTLPPPDQSTKMMQDNGTCIICQVEYEDKEKIGILDCGHDYHANCIKQWLVVKNICPICKTSALSMDQKEA; encoded by the exons GTACACAAAAGTATTCAACAGAAATGGCACAAAGAAACATGCTATGCACCCGCCAAGCGCATGATTTGGAAATAGAACAGGGCCAGACCCACCTACATCCCGAACCCTGCATCCTTGTACGCAACATGATAGATTTCCCAAATCCTAATATCCATCCAGCGATTCCAGCTTCTGTGAACACTCGTAGTCTTGATTCCCGTCATTTGTCAGACCATCATGACAGCACCATGTTCTATGGAAACCAGTATAATGGTCTTCCGCACTGTCATCATCCAGTTGGAAATCTTGATTTAGCCGGTGCTGGCACGTCCAACTTCTCCTACAACCCTTACATGATTCCTTCGTCTGCCAGCAGAATGTGCCCTATGCCACTGAATCATGGTTCTTCTGATCACATGCCATCTTCAAGCAGTCATGGAATTATTGGAATTGGTGTAGAAGGGTATGGAAGGGACAACCAGTTCATGGATAATGTTAGAGGGTCATGCAAGAGAAAGAATGCAGAGGGAGTTCCAGGGAACTACTACTACGTTAGCAGCTCAGCAGGCTCGAGCTCATCTTCTTTGGGCATTCCATTGAATACAGGACTTCAACAGTGGGAGGAACCATTTGAACCCGGGGTTGGTGTGTTGGATGCTCCAGCTTTTCCCCCAGCCGAATACAGGGGAAATGGTGTTCTGTCGATTAATGAAGGATCTCAGAGATGTGTGAGAAGCAGATCTAGTGCCATCAGCCTTCAGGTGGAACCCACTGCTCTGGCACATCATCATAACCAATTACTTCAAGGAAGTTACATGGGTCGGACTTTCCAACCTGCTGGCAATGCCTGGGTGGAACAGTTTGGGAGCAATGGTGGCGATGGAGGCAGTTCCAATTGGAACTATGCACCTGCTGCGCCTTATTTTAAtg GGAGAAGCATCAATGGAGGCCCAATAGAGACTGGAAGTATAAATCCACAGGGATATCAGGATGCCATGTCCAGCAGAAGTTCCGTGAATCTCTTGCACCCTTCTTCCATGCACCACCACCATCCTCCTCCACACATGCAAGGCATGCGAGGAGGTCAGAGTTATAGCTTCCATCCTCAAATTCCAACACCTTCCTACAGGCATCCAACAAACAACAACATGCATCATGGAATTATAAATCCTTCTCGGGATGGTGTAGAATCAGGTTCAAGGTACCCAAGATCTTTGCCATCCAGTGGGGACCATATTTACAGGCCTCACAGGAGGGTGTCTCAGAATGCTCCTGACGAAGTTAATGGACGCATGAGGCTTCTATCATCAGAG GATGTCGCGATACTGGAGTTTTCAGGATTTTATGGAGTTGGGAATTTTGTTGATCGACACAGGGATATGCGCCTGGATATAGATGACATGTCTTATGAG GAATTATTGGCCTTAGAAGAACGGATTGGAGACGTAAATACTGGATTATCTGAGGAGTCCATATTGAAGTGTCTAAAGACAAGAACATATGTTTCCCCCACAACTCTTCCCCCTCCTGACCAATCAACAAAAATGATGCAAGATAATGGGACTTGCATAATATGTCAG GTTGAATATGAGGACAAGGAGAAGATTGGAATTCTGGACTGCGGGCATGACTACCATGCAAACTGCATAAAGCAATGGTTGGTGGTGAAGAACATCTGTCCCATTTGTAAAACATCAGCTCTATCCATGGATCAGAAAGAAGCATGA